The proteins below come from a single Streptomyces sp. SCSIO 75703 genomic window:
- the rho gene encoding transcription termination factor Rho, producing MSDTTDLMGARVEETAAAPATDASAPATGAGSRRRRGTGLEGMVLAELQQVASGLGIRGTARMRKSQLIEVIKEAQAAGGAPAKAAPAADEAGETKPKRRTTSRTRTGDETPAAEKADKADRTDKAEKADTAGKPVKADGAEKAAKAEKKAEDAGQSAAQQQIDIPGQPSPKAAAGEQPAGDDGPAERRRRRATADAGSPSAATDTAVETRTEQKTETSGNSGQQQSSQSQGHHGDADGEGRRRDRDRDRGRDRGRDRDRRGKGDDQQQGGGQNGGQQRQQQGGGRQDRQQQDDGYDDDGSGRRGRRGRYRDRRGRRGRDDVQEPQITEDDVLIPVAGILDILDNYAFIRTSGYLPGPNDVYVSLAQVRKNGLRKGDHLTGAVRQPKEGERREKFNALVRLDSVNGMAPEHGRGRPEFNKLTPLYPQDRLRLETDPGVLTTRIIDLVSPIGKGQRGLIVAPPKTGKTMIMQAVANAITHNNPECHLMVVLVDERPEEVTDMQRSVKGEVISSTFDRPAEDHTTVAELAIERAKRLVELGHDVVVLLDSITRLGRAYNLAAPASGRILSGGVDSTALYPPKRFFGAARNIEDGGSLTILATALVDTGSRMDEVIFEEFKGTGNMELKLDRKLADKRIFPAVDVDASGTRKEEILLGNEELAVVWKLRRVLHALDQQQAIELLLDKMKQTKSNVEFLMQIQKTTPTPGNGD from the coding sequence GTGAGCGACACCACCGATCTGATGGGCGCACGTGTCGAGGAGACCGCTGCCGCGCCCGCCACGGACGCTTCCGCGCCTGCCACCGGTGCCGGCTCCCGGCGGCGCCGCGGTACCGGCCTCGAGGGCATGGTGCTGGCCGAGCTGCAACAGGTCGCATCCGGCCTCGGCATCAGGGGCACGGCGCGCATGCGCAAGAGCCAGCTGATCGAGGTCATCAAGGAGGCGCAGGCCGCGGGGGGTGCCCCCGCCAAGGCCGCGCCCGCCGCCGACGAGGCCGGCGAGACCAAGCCGAAGCGTCGCACCACCTCCCGCACCCGCACGGGCGACGAGACGCCCGCCGCCGAGAAGGCCGACAAGGCCGACAGGACCGACAAGGCCGAGAAGGCCGACACGGCCGGGAAGCCGGTCAAGGCCGACGGTGCGGAGAAGGCCGCGAAGGCCGAGAAGAAGGCCGAGGACGCCGGCCAGTCCGCCGCGCAGCAGCAGATCGACATCCCCGGTCAGCCCTCGCCGAAGGCCGCGGCCGGCGAGCAGCCGGCCGGCGACGACGGCCCGGCCGAGCGCCGCCGGCGTCGCGCCACCGCCGACGCGGGCAGCCCCTCCGCCGCCACCGACACGGCGGTCGAGACCCGGACCGAGCAGAAGACGGAGACGTCCGGGAACTCCGGTCAGCAGCAGTCCTCGCAGTCCCAGGGCCACCACGGCGACGCGGACGGCGAGGGCCGCCGCCGCGACCGCGACCGCGATCGCGGCCGGGACCGCGGGCGCGACCGCGACCGCCGCGGCAAGGGCGACGACCAGCAGCAGGGCGGCGGCCAGAACGGCGGCCAGCAGCGCCAGCAGCAGGGCGGGGGCCGCCAGGACCGCCAGCAGCAGGACGACGGCTACGACGACGACGGCAGCGGCCGTCGCGGACGCCGCGGGCGCTACCGCGACCGCCGGGGCCGCCGCGGGCGCGACGACGTCCAGGAGCCGCAGATCACCGAGGACGACGTCCTGATCCCGGTCGCGGGCATCCTCGACATCCTCGACAACTACGCCTTCATCCGCACCTCGGGCTACCTGCCCGGCCCGAACGACGTGTACGTCTCCCTCGCCCAGGTCCGCAAGAACGGCCTGCGCAAGGGCGACCACCTCACCGGTGCCGTGCGCCAGCCGAAGGAGGGCGAGCGCCGCGAGAAGTTCAACGCGCTGGTGCGCCTGGACTCCGTCAACGGCATGGCGCCCGAACACGGCCGCGGACGCCCGGAGTTCAACAAGCTGACGCCGCTGTACCCGCAGGACCGCCTCCGGCTGGAGACGGACCCGGGCGTGCTGACGACCCGGATCATCGACCTGGTCTCGCCCATCGGCAAGGGCCAGCGCGGTCTGATCGTGGCCCCGCCGAAGACCGGCAAGACCATGATCATGCAGGCGGTCGCCAACGCGATCACCCACAACAACCCCGAGTGCCACCTGATGGTCGTCCTCGTCGACGAGCGTCCGGAGGAGGTCACCGACATGCAGCGGTCGGTGAAGGGCGAGGTCATCTCCTCGACCTTCGACCGTCCCGCCGAGGACCACACCACGGTCGCGGAGCTCGCCATCGAGCGCGCCAAGCGGCTGGTGGAACTGGGTCACGACGTCGTCGTGCTGCTCGACTCGATCACCCGGCTGGGCCGCGCGTACAACCTCGCCGCCCCGGCCTCCGGCCGCATCCTGTCCGGTGGTGTCGACTCGACGGCCCTGTACCCGCCGAAGCGCTTCTTCGGCGCGGCCCGCAACATCGAGGACGGCGGTTCGCTGACCATCCTCGCCACCGCCCTGGTGGACACCGGGTCCCGCATGGACGAGGTGATCTTCGAGGAGTTCAAGGGCACCGGCAACATGGAGCTCAAGCTCGACCGGAAGCTCGCCGACAAGCGCATCTTCCCGGCGGTGGACGTGGACGCGTCCGGCACCCGCAAGGAGGAGATCCTGCTCGGCA
- the thrB gene encoding homoserine kinase, which yields MAGPAFRAAAVRVRVPATSANLGPGFDALGLALGLYDDVVVRVADSGLHVDIAGEGGETLPRDEKHLLVRTLRTAFDLLGGQPRGLEIVCANRIPHGRGLGSSSAAICAGIVAARAVTIGAEARLDDAAMLDLATEIEGHPDNVAACLLGGFTVSWMDSGAARAIRMDPADSIVPVVFVPGKPVLTETARGLLPRTVPHVDAAANAGRAALLVEALTRRPELLLPATEDRLHQEYRAPAMPESAALVERLRADGVPAVISGAGPTVMALADADTADKVEALAGEDWAANRLSLDQRGASVLPLGT from the coding sequence ATGGCCGGTCCAGCGTTCCGCGCCGCCGCCGTCCGGGTGCGCGTCCCCGCCACCAGCGCCAACCTCGGTCCGGGCTTCGACGCCCTCGGCCTGGCGCTGGGCTTGTACGACGACGTGGTCGTCCGGGTGGCCGACTCCGGGCTGCACGTCGACATCGCGGGTGAGGGCGGCGAGACGCTGCCGCGCGACGAGAAACACCTGCTCGTGCGCACCCTGCGCACCGCCTTCGACCTCCTGGGCGGACAGCCGCGCGGACTGGAGATCGTCTGCGCCAACCGCATCCCGCACGGCCGCGGACTGGGCTCCTCCTCCGCCGCCATCTGCGCCGGCATCGTCGCCGCGCGGGCGGTGACCATAGGTGCCGAGGCCCGGCTCGACGACGCCGCGATGCTGGACCTCGCCACCGAGATCGAAGGTCACCCGGACAACGTCGCCGCCTGTCTGCTGGGCGGGTTCACCGTCTCCTGGATGGACTCCGGGGCGGCGCGGGCGATCAGGATGGACCCCGCCGATTCCATCGTTCCGGTGGTTTTCGTACCGGGCAAGCCGGTTCTGACGGAGACGGCCCGCGGACTGCTGCCGCGCACCGTGCCGCACGTCGACGCCGCGGCCAACGCGGGCCGGGCCGCGCTGCTCGTCGAGGCGCTGACCCGGCGGCCCGAACTGCTGCTGCCCGCCACCGAGGACCGTCTGCACCAGGAGTACCGGGCACCGGCGATGCCGGAGAGCGCGGCGCTGGTGGAGCGGCTGCGCGCGGACGGCGTGCCCGCGGTCATCTCGGGCGCCGGGCCGACGGTGATGGCACTGGCCGACGCCGACACGGCCGACAAGGTCGAGGCGCTGGCCGGCGAGGACTGGGCCGCGAACCGGCTGAGCCTGGACCAGCGGGGAGCCAGCGTGCTCCCGCTCGGGACCTGA
- the thrC gene encoding threonine synthase, translating to MTHQWRGIIEEYRDRLPVSDSTPVVTLREGGTPLVPAQVLSERTGCEVHLKVEGANPTGSFKDRGMTMAISKAKEEGAQAVICASTGNTSASAAAYGVRAGMVSAVLVPQGKIALGKMGQALVHGAKILQVDGNFDDCLTLARALSDNYPVALVNSVNPVRIEGQKTAAFEIVDMLGDAPDIHVLPVGNAGNITAYWKGYKEYAADGVSSKTPRMWGFQASGSAPIVRGEVVKDPSTIATAIRIGNPASWQHALAARDESGGAIDEVTDREILRAYRLLASQEGVFVEPASAASVAGLLKAAEQGKVDPGQRVVCTVTGNGLKDPDWAVAGAPQPVTVPVDAAAAAERLGLA from the coding sequence ATGACCCACCAGTGGCGCGGAATCATCGAGGAGTACCGGGACAGGCTGCCGGTCTCCGACAGCACGCCGGTCGTGACGCTCCGCGAGGGCGGCACGCCGCTCGTGCCCGCGCAGGTGCTCTCCGAGCGCACGGGCTGCGAGGTCCACCTCAAGGTGGAGGGCGCGAACCCGACCGGCTCCTTCAAGGACCGCGGGATGACCATGGCCATCAGCAAGGCCAAGGAGGAGGGGGCGCAGGCCGTCATCTGCGCCTCCACCGGGAACACCTCGGCCTCGGCCGCCGCGTACGGCGTGCGGGCCGGGATGGTCTCCGCCGTCCTGGTGCCCCAGGGCAAGATCGCGCTCGGCAAGATGGGCCAGGCCCTCGTGCACGGCGCCAAGATCCTCCAGGTCGACGGCAACTTCGACGACTGCCTCACGCTGGCCCGCGCGCTCAGTGACAACTACCCGGTGGCGCTGGTCAATTCGGTCAACCCGGTACGGATCGAGGGCCAGAAGACGGCCGCCTTCGAGATCGTGGACATGCTCGGCGACGCCCCCGACATCCACGTCCTGCCGGTCGGCAACGCGGGCAACATCACCGCGTACTGGAAGGGGTACAAGGAGTACGCCGCCGACGGGGTCTCCTCCAAGACGCCCCGCATGTGGGGTTTCCAGGCCTCCGGCAGCGCCCCGATCGTGCGCGGCGAGGTGGTGAAGGACCCGTCGACCATCGCCACCGCCATCCGCATCGGCAACCCGGCCTCCTGGCAGCACGCGCTGGCCGCCCGGGACGAGTCCGGCGGCGCCATCGACGAGGTGACGGACCGTGAGATCCTGCGCGCCTACCGGCTGTTGGCCTCGCAGGAGGGCGTCTTCGTGGAGCCCGCCTCCGCCGCGTCGGTGGCCGGTCTGCTGAAGGCCGCCGAACAGGGCAAGGTCGACCCGGGGCAGCGCGTCGTGTGCACCGTCACCGGCAACGGGCTCAAGGACCCCGACTGGGCCGTGGCCGGTGCCCCGCAGCCGGTGACCGTGCCGGTCGACGCGGCCGCCGCCGCCGAGCGCCTCGGTCTCGCCTGA